A single window of Carassius auratus strain Wakin chromosome 9, ASM336829v1, whole genome shotgun sequence DNA harbors:
- the nr4a2a gene encoding nuclear receptor subfamily 4 group A member 2a — MPCVQAQYGSSPQGASPASQSYSYHTSGEYSCDFLTPEFVKFSMDLTNTEITAATTSLPSFSTFMDNYNTGYDVKPPCLYQVPHSGEQSSIKVEEVQMHTYHQQSHLGPQSEEMMAHSGPMYFKPSSPHAPGAANFQVQPNHMWEDPSSLHTFHQNYMTTHMIDQRKNPVSRLSLFSFKQSPPGTPVSSCQMRFDGPLHVSMGHDSSGAHRALDSQSFAMPSAIRKQAGIAFTHSLQLSHGHQLMDSQMPSPPSRGSPSSEGLCAVCGDNAACQHYGVRTCEGCKGFFKRTVQKNAKYVCLANKNCPVDKRRRNRCQYCRFQKCLVVGMVKEVVRTANLKGRRGRLPSKPKSPQESSPPSPPVSLISALVRAHVDSNPSMSSLDYTRFQANPDYQLSGDDTQHIQQFYDLLTGSMEIIRGWAEKIPGFTDLPKPDQDLLFESAFLELFVLRLAYRSNPMEGKLIFCNGVVLHRLQCVRGFGEWIDSIAEFSSNLQNMNLDISAFSCIAALAMVTERHGLKEPKRVEDLQNKIVNCLKDQVTFNGGGLNRPNYLSKLLGKLPELRTLCTQGLQRIFYLKLEDLVPPPAIIDKLFLDTLPF; from the exons ATGCCCTGCGTCCAGGCTCAGTATGGCTCATCCCCGCAGGGCGCGAGTCCTGCGTCTCAGAGCTACAGTTACCACACCAGCGGAGAATACAGCTGCGATTTCCTCACGCCAGAGTTTGTGAAGTTCAGCATGGATTTGACCAACACCGAGATCACCGCCGCCACCACCTCTCTGCCAAGCTTCAGCACCTTCATGGACAACTACAACACCGGTTATGACGTGAAGCCGCCTTGTCTTTACCAGGTGCCCCATTCTGGAGAACAGTCCTCCATCAAAGTGGAGGAAGTCCAGATGCATACATACCATCAGCAGAGCCATTTGGGCCCGCAGTCAGAGGAGATGATGGCCCACTCCGGGCCTATGTACTTCAAACCTTCCTCACCTCACGCTCCTGGAGCGGCAAACTTCCAGGTTCAGCCAAATCATATGTGGGAGGACCCGAGCTCACTGCACACTTTTCATCAGAACTATATGACCACGCATATGATAGATCAGCGCAAGAACCCCGTGTCCAGGCTCTCCCTCTTCTCTTTCAAGCAGTCTCCACCCGGAACCCCTGTTTCCAGCTGTCAGATGCGCTTTGACGGGCCTCTCCACGTGTCCATGGGGCACGACAGTTCCGGAGCGCACCGAGCCCTGGACAGCCAGAGTTTCGCAATGCCCAGTGCTATTAGGAAACAGGCGGGAATAGCCTTCACGCACTCTCTGCAGCTCAGTCACGGCCATCAGCTGATGGACAGTCAGATGCCGTCACCCCCGTCCAGAGGATCTCCGTCCAGCGAAGGTTTGTGCGCGGTGTGTGGGGACAATGCGGCTTGCCAGCACTATGGAGTCCGAACGTGTGAAGGGTGCAAAGGTTTCTTCAAG CGTACAGTACAGAAGAACGCCAAATATGTCTGTTTAGCCAATAAAAACTGTCCTGTGGATAAACGCCGGAGAAACAGATGTCAGTATTGTCGATTTCAGAAGTGCCTGGTGGTCGGAATGGTGAAAGAAG TTGTCCGGACCGCCAACTTAAAGGGTCGGCGAGGCCGTTTACCCTCCAAACCCAAAAGTCCGCAGGAGTCTTCGCCCCCCTCTCCGCCCGTCAGTTTGATCAGCGCACTGGTCAGGGCTCATGTGGACTCCAACCCTTCTATGAGCAGCCTCGACTACACCAGA TTCCAAGCCAACCCGGACTACCAACTGAGCGGAGATGACACACAGCACATCCAGCAGTTCTACGACCTCCTCACCGGATCCATGGAGATCATCCGCGGATGGGCAGAAAAGATTCCCGGGTTCACCGACCTGCCTAAACCGGACCAGGACTTGCTGTTCGAGTCTGCCTTCCTGGAGCTCTTCGTGTTGCGCCTGGCGTACAG GTCCAACCCGATGGAAGGCAAACTCATCTTCTGTAACGGAGTGGTGCTGCACAGGCTGCAGTGCGTCCGTGGATTCGGCGAGTGGATTGACTCCATAGCGGAGTTCTCGTCTAATCTTCAGAACATGAATTTAGACATATCTGCTTTCTCATGCATCGCCGCCCTAGCCATGGTCACAG AGAGACACGGACTGAAAGAACCCAAGAGAGTGGAGGACCTTCAAAACAAGATAGTAAACTGTCTGAAAGACCAAGTCACCTTCAACGGAGGCGGCTTGAATCGTCCAAACTATTTGTCCAAACTGCTGGGTAAACTGCCTGAACTGCGCACACTGTGCACACAGGGTCTGCAGCGCATCTTCTACCTAAAACTAGAAGACCTGGTCCCACCGCCAGCAATAATCGACAAACTGTTTCTTGACACCCTTCCCTTTTAA